A genomic segment from Desulfuromonadales bacterium encodes:
- the tuf gene encoding elongation factor Tu (EF-Tu; promotes GTP-dependent binding of aminoacyl-tRNA to the A-site of ribosomes during protein biosynthesis; when the tRNA anticodon matches the mRNA codon, GTP hydrolysis results; the inactive EF-Tu-GDP leaves the ribosome and release of GDP is promoted by elongation factor Ts; many prokaryotes have two copies of the gene encoding EF-Tu): MVMPGDNIAMTVSLITPIAMDKELRFAIREGGRTVGAGVVSEIIE; this comes from the coding sequence GATGGTCATGCCCGGCGACAACATCGCCATGACCGTCAGCCTGATCACCCCGATCGCCATGGACAAGGAGCTGCGCTTCGCCATCCGTGAGGGTGGCCGGACCGTCGGCGCCGGTGTTGTCAGCGAAATCATCGAGTAA
- the rpsJ gene encoding 30S ribosomal protein S10, with protein sequence MPSQKIRIRLKAYDHKLLDLSVNEIVDTAKRTGARVAGPIPLPTIINKYCVLRGPHVDKKSREQFEMRTHKRLLDILEPTQQTVDALMKLDLSAGVDVEIKL encoded by the coding sequence ATGCCGAGCCAGAAGATAAGAATTCGTTTAAAGGCTTATGACCACAAGCTGCTCGATCTTTCGGTCAACGAGATCGTCGACACCGCCAAGCGTACCGGCGCCCGGGTGGCCGGACCGATTCCGCTGCCGACGATCATCAACAAGTACTGCGTGCTGCGCGGTCCGCATGTTGACAAGAAGAGCCGTGAGCAGTTCGAAATGCGCACCCACAAGCGCCTCCTGGACATCCTGGAGCCGACCCAGCAGACCGTGGATGCGCTGATGAAACTCGATCTGTCCGCCGGCGTTGACGTCGAAATCAAGCTCTAG
- the rplC gene encoding 50S ribosomal protein L3, which translates to MKGILGKKLGMTQVFAADGRCIPVTVVEAGPCVVLQKKTVATDGYNALQLGFGAKKSHRVNRPEMGHFKKVGKGAFAHLRELRAESVDNYNVGDELTCDSIFAAGDIIDVTGTSKGKGFQGVIKRWNFAGGRATHGSMFHRAPGSIGASAWPSRVFKGKKMAGQMGNERVTVQSLQVVEVRPDENLILVKGAIPGAKNSLVIIRKGIKAKKK; encoded by the coding sequence ATAAAGGGAATCTTGGGTAAGAAGCTGGGGATGACCCAGGTCTTTGCCGCGGATGGCCGGTGCATACCGGTGACGGTCGTCGAGGCCGGCCCCTGCGTGGTGCTGCAGAAAAAAACCGTGGCCACGGATGGCTACAACGCTCTGCAGCTCGGCTTCGGGGCCAAAAAGAGTCATCGGGTGAACAGGCCGGAGATGGGTCATTTCAAGAAGGTCGGCAAGGGGGCCTTTGCCCATCTGCGCGAGCTTCGGGCCGAGAGCGTCGACAATTACAATGTTGGCGACGAACTCACCTGCGACAGTATCTTTGCCGCCGGCGACATCATCGACGTGACGGGGACCAGCAAGGGAAAGGGGTTCCAGGGGGTCATCAAGCGCTGGAACTTTGCCGGCGGCCGCGCGACCCATGGTTCCATGTTCCATCGTGCGCCTGGTTCCATCGGTGCCAGTGCCTGGCCTTCCCGTGTCTTCAAGGGAAAGAAGATGGCCGGCCAGATGGGCAATGAACGGGTGACCGTGCAGAGCCTGCAAGTGGTGGAAGTTCGCCCGGACGAAAACCTGATATTGGTCAAGGGTGCCATCCCTGGGGCGAAGAACTCCCTGGTGATAATCCGCAAGGGCATCAAGGCCAAGAAAAAATAG
- the rplD gene encoding 50S ribosomal protein L4: MAKIAVYDINKNQVAERELADDIFNSDVRSYLIHDMVRYQLAARRQGTADSKTRSEVRGGGKKPYKQKGTGNARQGCIRAPHYVGGGTAFGPHPRDYDFKLNRKVKKAALKSAISVRFKQEKLTVLNALELEKISTKGFVEILNRFDLANALVVIDGANPAVELSARNLPQVKVLRAEGVNVYDVMKYRNLVLTEGAVSQLEGALA, translated from the coding sequence ATGGCAAAGATAGCTGTCTACGACATAAATAAAAACCAGGTGGCCGAGCGTGAGCTTGCTGATGACATCTTCAATTCCGATGTCCGCTCCTACCTGATTCACGACATGGTGCGCTACCAGCTGGCGGCCCGCCGGCAGGGTACGGCCGATTCCAAGACCCGCAGTGAGGTCCGGGGCGGCGGCAAGAAGCCGTATAAGCAGAAGGGTACCGGCAACGCCCGTCAGGGCTGCATCCGCGCTCCGCATTATGTCGGCGGCGGTACCGCCTTCGGTCCGCATCCCCGCGACTACGACTTCAAGCTGAATCGCAAGGTGAAGAAGGCAGCTCTCAAGAGCGCCATCTCGGTGCGCTTCAAACAGGAGAAGCTGACGGTGCTCAACGCTCTCGAGCTTGAGAAGATAAGCACCAAGGGGTTTGTTGAAATCCTCAACCGCTTCGACCTGGCCAACGCCCTTGTGGTGATTGACGGGGCCAACCCGGCTGTCGAGCTTTCGGCCCGCAATCTCCCGCAGGTCAAGGTGCTGCGAGCCGAGGGTGTCAATGTCTACGACGTGATGAAGTACCGCAATCTGGTGCTCACCGAGGGGGCCGTCTCCCAGTTGGAAGGAGCGTTAGCGTAA
- a CDS encoding 50S ribosomal protein L23 has product MKPLYRIIRQPLVTEKTSLQKEAGRVVAFEVSIDANKIEIKQAVEKAFDVKVENVNTVLVAGKVKRVGRNFGKRSNWKKAYVTLAEGSNIDFFGV; this is encoded by the coding sequence ATGAAGCCGCTATACAGAATCATCAGGCAGCCGCTGGTCACCGAGAAGACCAGTCTGCAGAAGGAAGCAGGTCGGGTGGTGGCGTTTGAAGTCTCCATCGATGCCAACAAGATCGAGATCAAGCAGGCCGTTGAGAAGGCCTTCGATGTCAAGGTCGAGAACGTCAACACGGTGCTGGTGGCCGGCAAGGTGAAGCGCGTGGGCCGCAACTTCGGCAAGCGTTCCAACTGGAAGAAAGCCTATGTCACCTTGGCCGAAGGCAGCAACATCGATTTCTTTGGCGTCTAA
- the rplB gene encoding 50S ribosomal protein L2, translating to MAIKKFKPTSPGRRHMTASTFEEITTATPEKSLVAPLKRSFGRNSYGRITSRHTGGGHKRKYRLIDFRRDKKEVPAKIVSIEYDPNRSARIALLNYADGEKRYILAPIGISVGDTVVASDKADIKPGNALAIRAIPLGTWVHNVELKVGKGGQLARSAGTYAMIAAKEGKYAQLRMPSGEVRLVLQECCATIGQVGNADHENVKIGKAGRNRWLGKRPQSRGVAMNPVDHPHGGGEGKSSGGRHPVTPWGVPTKGYKTRVNKRTDRFIVRRKQK from the coding sequence ATGGCGATCAAAAAGTTCAAGCCGACCTCGCCGGGACGTCGTCACATGACCGCCTCGACTTTCGAGGAGATCACGACTGCCACCCCCGAGAAGTCTCTTGTCGCTCCTCTGAAGCGCAGCTTCGGCCGCAACAGCTACGGGCGTATCACCAGCCGTCACACCGGCGGCGGGCACAAGCGCAAGTACCGGCTGATCGATTTCCGGCGGGACAAAAAGGAGGTTCCGGCGAAGATCGTATCGATCGAGTACGACCCCAACCGTTCGGCGCGCATTGCGCTGCTCAATTATGCCGACGGTGAAAAGCGTTATATTCTGGCCCCCATCGGCATCAGCGTCGGCGACACCGTTGTTGCCAGCGACAAGGCCGACATCAAGCCCGGCAACGCTCTTGCCATCCGCGCTATTCCTCTCGGTACCTGGGTGCACAATGTGGAACTCAAGGTCGGCAAGGGGGGACAGTTGGCCCGCAGTGCCGGCACCTACGCCATGATTGCAGCCAAGGAAGGCAAGTACGCCCAGTTGCGGATGCCCTCCGGCGAGGTTCGCCTGGTGCTGCAGGAGTGTTGTGCCACCATCGGTCAGGTCGGCAACGCGGATCACGAGAATGTCAAGATTGGCAAAGCCGGTCGCAATCGCTGGCTCGGCAAGCGTCCGCAGTCCCGTGGTGTGGCGATGAACCCGGTCGACCATCCGCATGGCGGTGGCGAGGGCAAGAGCTCCGGTGGGCGGCATCCGGTCACGCCGTGGGGTGTGCCGACCAAGGGTTACAAGACCCGTGTCAACAAACGGACCGACCGCTTCATTGTGCGGCGGAAGCAGAAATAA
- the rpsS gene encoding 30S ribosomal protein S19, with amino-acid sequence MARSIKKGPYIEESLLRKVDVEGGTTSKKVIKTWSRRSTIIPEFVGHTFAVHNGKKFIPVFVTENMVGHKLGEFAPTRTYYGHGSDKKSKLKKK; translated from the coding sequence GTGGCTAGATCGATTAAAAAAGGGCCGTATATCGAGGAGAGTCTTCTCCGCAAGGTTGATGTCGAGGGCGGGACCACCTCCAAGAAAGTGATCAAGACCTGGTCGCGGCGTTCTACCATCATCCCGGAGTTCGTCGGTCATACGTTCGCCGTGCACAATGGCAAGAAGTTCATCCCGGTTTTCGTCACCGAGAACATGGTCGGTCACAAGCTGGGGGAGTTCGCCCCGACGCGCACCTATTACGGGCACGGCTCCGACAAGAAGAGCAAACTCAAGAAAAAATAG
- the rplV gene encoding 50S ribosomal protein L22: MEARAKLRYVRLSPQKTRLVVDMVRGKRIQEALNILKFSPQKAADVVSKLVSSAVANAEQQGVSDVDRLFVKAISVDQGPVLKRFLPRAQGRATKIRKPTSHITVVLDEK, encoded by the coding sequence ATGGAAGCCAGAGCCAAACTGAGATATGTGCGCCTCTCTCCCCAGAAGACTCGACTGGTTGTGGATATGGTGCGCGGCAAGAGGATTCAGGAGGCGTTGAACATTCTGAAGTTCTCTCCGCAGAAGGCGGCTGACGTCGTCTCCAAGTTGGTGAGTTCCGCCGTGGCTAATGCCGAGCAGCAGGGCGTCTCCGACGTCGACCGACTTTTCGTCAAGGCAATCTCTGTTGACCAGGGGCCGGTGCTCAAGCGCTTTTTGCCCCGGGCGCAGGGCCGGGCCACCAAGATACGCAAACCGACCAGTCACATTACCGTCGTTCTCGACGAAAAGTAA
- the rpsC gene encoding 30S ribosomal protein S3 encodes MGQKVHPIGFRLGIIRTWDSKWYAEGDYARLLHEDIKLRSYLKKRLYHAGISKIELERAASKAKINIFAARPGIIIGKKGSEVEALKKELAKLTDKEVFINIQEVRKPEIDAQLVAENVALQLERRVAFRRAMKKSVSQALKFGAQGIKINCSGRLGGAEMSRTEWYREGRVPLHTLRADIDYGFAEAKTTYGIIGVKVLIFKGEILKQEPK; translated from the coding sequence TTGGGCCAGAAAGTTCATCCAATAGGATTTCGTCTCGGGATCATCCGGACCTGGGATTCCAAGTGGTACGCGGAAGGCGATTACGCCAGGCTGCTCCATGAGGATATCAAGCTGCGTTCTTATCTGAAAAAGCGGCTCTATCATGCCGGGATTTCTAAGATCGAGCTTGAGCGGGCCGCCAGCAAGGCGAAGATCAACATTTTTGCCGCCCGTCCCGGCATAATCATCGGCAAGAAGGGTTCCGAGGTCGAGGCCCTCAAGAAAGAGCTGGCCAAACTCACCGACAAGGAAGTCTTCATCAATATTCAGGAAGTGCGCAAACCGGAAATTGACGCCCAGTTGGTGGCTGAAAACGTCGCACTGCAGCTCGAGCGCCGGGTCGCCTTTCGCCGCGCCATGAAGAAGAGCGTCAGTCAGGCACTCAAGTTCGGTGCGCAGGGGATCAAGATCAACTGCAGCGGACGCCTTGGCGGCGCCGAGATGAGTCGGACCGAGTGGTATCGCGAGGGCCGTGTCCCCCTGCATACCCTGCGTGCGGACATCGATTACGGTTTTGCCGAAGCGAAGACGACCTACGGCATCATCGGCGTCAAGGTTTTGATCTTCAAGGGCGAAATCCTCAAGCAGGAACCGAAATAG